In Desulfofalx alkaliphila DSM 12257, the genomic window AGCTTTTCGAGCTCTACTTGAAGAGCACCAAATCCGTCAAAGCATGAGTCGCAAGGGCAATCCCTATGATAATGCACCAGCAGAGAACTTCTTCAGCTGCTTAAAGTGTGAATGTACTAACTTCCTGCATTTTAGAACCAGAAGAGACGCTAAACAAACGATTTTCGAGTACATTGAGATCTACTACAATAGGCAAAGACGACATGCCGCATTAGGGTGGATTAGCCCGCTGAAATACAAGCATCAACTGGCCGCTATGGCGGCTTAAAATGAACTAGCTAGCAAATGAAAGAAAATCTAAGCTACGTACACGCAATGGTGTCCAGAAAACTGAGAATGGCTCAGTAAAAGCTCGAAATGCTTGTTAGAGTAGCAAATTATAATTATTAATTAAATTGAAAAAAGAGTTTAGGATTTGTTTATTTTTATACCTCCTGTTTGTTTAATGTGATTTGATATTATCATCACATAAATAAACAGGAGGTATTTTTGTGAAGATTTTAATTACAACAGATTGGTATTATCCTGCAATAAATGGGGGGTGACATCTGTACTAAATCTAACTATCAAGCAATGCTCATTCATATCGCAAAACAGATAAATTGACTTTAGAGCTAACCGTTATGCTGTTAAAAAAACTGAATGAAGGTGTGGTTATGTGCAGAAATGTAGAAGAATATATTAGCATTGTCTTGTCACAAATAGATTGTTCGGAAACCAAAAAAATAGTATGCCAAGTATTGCGTTCAGATATTAATAAAATAATAAGAAAGCAGCATGTTTTAAATAAGTCAAATGAACAACTTGTTAATGTTCTATTTTTGAGAATGGGCGACCCCAAAATACTAGGACAGTATTTTTTATGTCTTAAAAACTTAGTGGATTTACATTAGGTAAGAAAAGAAGCAAGTAAGGATGAAACCCATAAGATTATTTATCTTCTAAGTTGTAAATGTTTGATAAGTAACATTAAAGCATAACCCAATAAAGCCCCAATAATTAGATAAATTATCTGTAACCACACAGGGCCCAGTAGCACACCAAAAATTTTAAAGGTCGGCGAAGGCTTCTATACATGCGTTGTCCCATGGGTTACCCTTATTTGAGTAACTGTGGATAAAATGTGCTGCTGGTGTAGCTTCTAAGGTAGCTTTTAGATACATATTGGCAGCCACGGTCACTGTGGATAACAACTGGTTGACTAACTTTTCGATTAACTTAAGCTTTTTCAATAAATACATGTATGAACAATTCTTTTAACTAACAGCGTAAACCCTTCTACATGGTGAGGGGCCTGTGTTGGCCCTTTGGGCGGGAGGCAATTAGTATAGCCCTCCCGCCCAAAGGGCCAACACAGGCCTAGAGGCTCCATGACAAGGGGTGACTTATTAGATAAACAGCTAAGAATGAGATCTTGTAAATTCTGAAGAAAACCCGCCGTTCTATGTGTCTACTTTAACGGGGCAAGCTCAAATATACGGAGGTCATGTAATGAATATTAATACTAAGAAATTTGCAAAAACGGCCATTCCTTTTTTTCTAATATTATTCCCGTTTATTTTTCATTTCCTTATTGATGAGACTTTCGAAAAAGCAGTTCAACTTAACATCATGGCAGTTCTAATAATGTTTATTTTTTTTGCCATTATCTTCAAAAGAAGTTTTTGTGGTTTTTTGTGCATGGTGGGGGCGCTGCAAAGGGCTATTGGATATATAGGATTCAAGATTTTAAAAAAAAGGTTCACAGTTCCTGCAACACTTGATAAATATCTTAGAGCAGCGAAATACATCATACTTACAGGTTTTGCAGTATTATCCATTGCAAACGGCAAGTTACTGCTACAAATCACTGTTGACGATGTGTTTGAGCAATATGACATAATATTGCCTGGATTAGCTTGGCTAAGTATAATGTTGATGTTTGTAACAATTATTGGCTCATTCTTTATTGATAGATTCTTCTGCAAATATATCTGCATCCAGGGTGCTCTCGCCGGAGTTGCAGGTTGCTTTAGTCCCAGTGGTATCGTCCGATGCGAAGATAAGTGCATCAATTGCACTTTATGTACAAAGAAATGTCCCTCAAATCTAGAGGTGTATAAAATGAAGAAGGTAATATCGGCTGAGTGTATTAACTGCCAAAAATGCATTATTGTATGTCCCAAGAAAGGGGCATTAACTAATAGTTTTGCAGGTAGAAAAATCCCCTTATTTTTGCTTGTAGCAATGGCAGGAACGGTTTTTATATTGTTAACCTTTTTAATAACGCTATTTTTATAAATGGTGCTATGAGCAGGTGTCAGGTGTCGATCCATTTCTTTAACAATTATTACAGAATCCCGGAGAACAGGAATTAATCAAGCTACGCAAGGAGCTTCAGAAACTCAAAACGGAGAATGATATCCTCTCCCAGCATGGATATACAGTCCGCCAAGGCCCTACCAGCTCAAGGCATGTGGAGACGGTATGTCTTCTCGTGAAATCGATAGAGCAGGTGATACGAGAGGAGGATAAAAGTGGATTTATTAGAATTAATCATAGAGTATCACAAGGATAACGAACGTCAGGGACCGGGGAGCAAAGAAGCAACATTAAAAGCGCTAAGCTACCTTCCTTATTTAAATGAAAAATCTAGAATACTTGATATCGGCTGCGGAACCGGCGGACAGACAATAACCCTCGCAGAAAATACTGATGCACATATCACTGCCATAGATAAGCTGCCGCAGTTTTTAGAAAAGTTGATACAAAAAGTCAAGGAGAATAACCTGGCTAATCGTATAGTAGTTAAAGAAATGTTAATGGATAGATTAAGCTTTGCTGAAAAGTCTTTTGATGTGATATGGTCGGAGGGAACTATCTACAACATCGGTTTTGAAAAAGGTCTGTCCTTGTGGAAAAAATATTTAATAGATAACGGTTATATTGCTGTTTCTGAAATCTCTTGGCTGACCGATATAAGGCCGGAGGAAATCGAACAGTATTGGGTTAATGCCTATTCGGAGATTGATACCATCGAGAATAAGCTATCAGTCATTGAGAAATGCGGGTATACTAACGTCGCCCATTTTGTCTTGGATGATAAATGCTGGATAGATAATTATTATCAGCCGCTATTTGAAAATGAGAAAGCTTTCCTTAAAAAATATGATTATGCTGATGAGGTTAAAGAATTTATTGAAGAAAGTAAAATTGAAGCAGACTTGTATAATCGTTTTAAGG contains:
- a CDS encoding IS3 family transposase → AFRALLEEHQIRQSMSRKGNPYDNAPAENFFSCLKCECTNFLHFRTRRDAKQTIFEYIEIYYNRQRRHAALGWISPLKYKHQLAAMAA
- a CDS encoding 4Fe-4S binding protein — its product is MNINTKKFAKTAIPFFLILFPFIFHFLIDETFEKAVQLNIMAVLIMFIFFAIIFKRSFCGFLCMVGALQRAIGYIGFKILKKRFTVPATLDKYLRAAKYIILTGFAVLSIANGKLLLQITVDDVFEQYDIILPGLAWLSIMLMFVTIIGSFFIDRFFCKYICIQGALAGVAGCFSPSGIVRCEDKCINCTLCTKKCPSNLEVYKMKKVISAECINCQKCIIVCPKKGALTNSFAGRKIPLFLLVAMAGTVFILLTFLITLFL
- a CDS encoding class I SAM-dependent methyltransferase; the protein is MDLLELIIEYHKDNERQGPGSKEATLKALSYLPYLNEKSRILDIGCGTGGQTITLAENTDAHITAIDKLPQFLEKLIQKVKENNLANRIVVKEMLMDRLSFAEKSFDVIWSEGTIYNIGFEKGLSLWKKYLIDNGYIAVSEISWLTDIRPEEIEQYWVNAYSEIDTIENKLSVIEKCGYTNVAHFVLDDKCWIDNYYQPLFENEKAFLKKYDYADEVKEFIEESKIEADLYNRFKDYYSYVFYIAKKKL